The proteins below come from a single Sus scrofa isolate TJ Tabasco breed Duroc unplaced genomic scaffold, Sscrofa11.1 Contig2239, whole genome shotgun sequence genomic window:
- the LOC110258511 gene encoding olfactory receptor 502-like: MDSLGHRNHTAVTEFILLGLTNDPTLQTILFVIILCIYLVTICGNLSTIILIRFSPQLHHPMYFFLSQLAFADMGCSSSVTPNMLVNFLVERNTISYPGCAVQLGSGAFFGSTECFLLAAMAYDRFVAICNPLLYSTKMSTQVCVQLLIVSYIGGIFNAFSFTISFYSLLFCGPNRVNHFFCDFAPLLELSCSDVTIPAVVPSFTSGSIFVVTVVVIATSYIYILITVLKMPSTEGRHKAFSTCTSHLTAVTLFYGTITFIYVMPKSSYSTDQNKVVSVFYTVVIPMLNPLIYSLRNKEIKGALKRQLDRKIFS, encoded by the coding sequence ATGGATTCTCTGGGGCACAGAAATCACACTGCAGTGACAGAGTTCATTTTATTGGGCTTAACAAATGACCCAACCCTGCAAACCATCCTCTTCGTGATCATCCTGTGTATCTACCTGGTGACCATATGTGGCAATCTCAGCACAATCATTCTTATCAGATTCTCTCCTCAGCTCCATCATccaatgtattttttcctgagcCAATTGGCCTTTGCTGACATGGGCTGCTCATCTTCTGTCACACCCAATATGCTTGTAAATTTCCTGGTGGAAAGAAATACCATCTCCTACCCTGGATGTGCTGTCCAGCTGGGTTCAGGTGCTTTCTTTGGGTCGACGGAGTGCTTCCTTctggctgccatggcatatgaccgctttgtggccatctgcaacccactgctcTATTCCACAAAGATGTCCACACAAGTCTGTGTTCAGCTACTCATAGTGTCTTACATCGGTGGTATTTTCAATGCTTTCTCTTTTACGATTTCCTTCTATTCTTTACTCTTCTGTGGACCAAATCGAgtcaatcatttcttctgtgattttGCCCCCTTGCTGGAACTCTCCTGCTCTGATGTTACTATTCCTGCAGTTGTCCCCTCATTTACATCTGGTTCCATCTTTGTGGTCACAGTGGTTGTCATAGCCACTTCCTACATCTACATCCTCATCACCGTCCTGAAGATGCCCTCCACTGAGGGAAGacacaaggccttctccacctgcacctcccacctCACCGCAGTCACTCTGTTCTATGGGACCATCACCTTCATTTACGTGATGCCCAAGTCCAGCTACTCCACTGACCAGAACAAGGTGGTGTCTGTGTTCTACACGGTGGtgatccccatgctgaaccccctcatctacagcctccGGAACAAGGAGATTAAGGGTGCTCTGAAGAGACAGcttgacagaaaaatattttcttag